From the genome of Anopheles moucheti chromosome 3, idAnoMoucSN_F20_07, whole genome shotgun sequence, one region includes:
- the LOC128302799 gene encoding proton-coupled folate transporter-like, with amino-acid sequence MEEGRSDSVYSSGEEDQFAKQSLARLRNSARWREQAQYISFEPALLMLCFAMSISEIVLANHIILQTCIVEGFDNSDCQLLNMDSNSSQRAIIETKVQPIAANVTMVIVIIKSVLPALSALLLGAWSDRYGRKPTMLIASGGVLCSFLLLTMLTFLSMRVTVTPWYYTAAYLPFSLLGGMTVITAAAFSYLSDVTNEQTRTMRMGFMEASMMTGALLGFLSSSYILEWLNVPATFLIATVLIVLAIVYVILCTEDSIILSNDNSTKEKLRDLLSCERVRELSGTFFMRRSGYVREILWAIVLLTGLTELAGGNGGVFYMFTRRKFGWDLKQYSYFQFTDILIIILGNVVGIPILKQLLHCSDTTVAIVSIASYIIDSMIMGFATSGWMLYLAVSITVLKGTDGAALMTICSTILPTGDMAKFFSMALSLTAVVPLISAPLFTFVYDSTIQSAPEIFNFVAAGFFGVGLLLMFVITNLIRRFYQPELLL; translated from the exons ATGGAAGAAGGACGCTCCGATAGTGTGTACTCCAGTGGGGAAGAGGACCAATTCGCCAAACAGAGCCTGGCGAGGTTGCGAAATTCAGCCCGTTGGCGTGAGCAGGCTCAGTACATTAGCTTCGAGCCGGCACTGTTGATGCTCTGCTTTGCCATGAGTATATCAG AGATCGTGCTGGCGAATCATATCATCCTGCAGACTTGCATCGTGGAAGGATTCGATAATAGCGACTGCCAACTGCTTAACATGGATTCGAATTCGTCCCAGCGGGCGATAATCGAAACGAAGGTGCAACCCATAGCCGCCAATGTAACGATGGTGATAGTGATCATAAAATCGGTCCTGCCCGCACTGAGCGCCCTGTTGCTCGGTGCATGGTCCGATCGATATGGTCGGAAGCCTACGATGCTGATCGCGAGTGGTG GTGTACTGTGTTCCTTTCTTCTTCTAACGATGCTAACGTTCCTATCGATGCGGGTCACCGTGACCCCGTGGTATTACACCGCGGCTTATCTTCCGTTCTCGCTGCTGGGCGGTATGACCGTGATTACAGCTGCCGCCTTCAGCTACCTTTCCGATGTTACGAACGAACAAACCCGCACGATGCGCATGGGCTTTATGGAGGCGTCCATGATGACCGGGGCTCTGCTGGGATTCCTTTCCAGCAGCTACATCCTGGAATGGTTGAACGTGCCGGCTACCTTTCTCATTGCTACCGTACTGATTGTGCTAGCAATTGTGTACGTTATCCTCTGCACTGAGGACAGCATCATATTAAGTAACGATAACTCCACGAAAGAGAAACTGCGTGACCTTTTGTCTTGCGAACGTGTACGGGAACTTTCGGGTACATTTTTCATGCGCCGATCGGGCTATGTGAGGGAAATTCTGTGGGCCATTGTGCTTTTGACCGGGCTCACGGAGCTTGCTGGTGGCAATGGGGGTGTGTTTTACATGTTTACACGACGGAaattcggatgggatttgaaGCAGTATAGCTACTTTCAGTTTACGGACATACTGATTATCATTTTGGGTAACGTTGTAGGAATTCCGATACTTAAGCAG CTACTGCACTGTTCGGATACTACCGTAGCCATAGTATCGATCGCCAGTTACATTATCGATTCGATGATCATGGGTTTTGCAACCAGCGGATGGATGCTGTATCTCGCTGTATCGATCACCGTTTTGAAGGGAACCGATGGAGCTGCACTTATGACGATCTGTTCCACCATACTTCCTACTGGAGATATGGCCAAGTTCTTCAGTATGGCCCTTTCATTGACTGCGGTCGTCCCGCTGATATCGGCACCATTGTTTACGTTCGTGTACGACAGCACCATACAATCTGCTCCGGAAATATTCAACTTCGTTGCTGCCGGGTTCTTTGGCGTGGgactgttgctgatgtt TGTTATAACGAATCTCATTCGAAGATTTTATCAGCCAGAATTGTTATTGTAG
- the LOC128304107 gene encoding proton-coupled folate transporter-like, protein MRSDMRRPSRDSDEDTPLLAAPSITSMAGSTSAQPAAAASSSGTRVSSISDRFCTFEPILVLLCFGLSVSGVVLADQIIYQSCVVTLGYDRALCAQLGTKSNSTDVAQLETIVQPYAAKISMMNTILMSVLPALCALFMGPWSDKYGRKPAMIVPSVGFITTYLMIGLLSLLSKHFLVDPWCYVVAHIPAAVLGGSTVLMAAIFSYLTDTTTEDNRTVRIGILQACTMLGAFIGLLSSSFILQWTNVPTMFFLSAGTVAASSAFLYFCLEDSIKPDASMVHRQVREIFRLSHLCELLRTFFKKRSSYDRGIVWLTISIGVITVLGAGGGTVFFLYTRRRFGWTIQEFTIWQAVELLSIVAGNVIGISVLKTLLKLPDIWLALLSVLNYSLDALIKGLARQGWELYLATGITPLKATEGAALMAICSTIIPSSEIAKFYSIAMAMTNTVSLASAPLFTYIYNATVATAPQVFNFVSSGIFSLNVVLVGVIAVLLRKRRKAQVDPLFTPDSEILT, encoded by the exons ATGAGAAGCGATATGCGCCGACCCAGTCGCGATAGCGACGAAGACACTCCGCTGTTGGCAGCTCCCAGCATAACATCGATGGCAGGCTCAACGTCAGcgcaaccagcagcagccgcatcATCATCCGGCACGCGAGTGTCCAGCATATCAGATCGATTCTGCACATTCGAACCGATTCTGGTACTGCTCTGCTTCGGGCTCAGTGTGTCAG GCGTGGTGTTGGCGGACCAAATAATCTATCAATCGTGCGTCGTTACGCTGGGATATGATCGAGCGCTTTGTGCCCAGCTGGGCACCAAAAGCAACTCCACCGATGTCGCCCAACTGGAAACGATCGTGCAACCGTACGCGGCCAAGATCTCAATGATGAACACGATCCTGATGTCCGTACTGCCTGCGCTCTGTGCATTGTTCATGGGACCATGGTCGGACAAATATGGCCGCAAGCCGGCAATGATCGTACCGTCGGTTGGATTTATCACGACGTACCTCATGATCGGCTTGCTGTCGCTACTATCCAAACACTTCCTGGTGGATCCTTGGTGTTACGTGGTGGCACATATACCGGCCGCCGTATTGGGCGGTAGCACCGTACTGATGGCCGCCATATTCAGCTACCTCACCGACACGACGACGGAAGATAATCGCACGGTGCGGATAGGCATCCTGCAGGCCTGTACCATGCTCGGTGCCTTCATCGGACTATTGTCGAGCAGCTTCATCCTGCAGTGGACTAACGTGCCCACCATGTTCTTCCTGTCGGCCGGTACCGTGGCCGCCAGCAGTGCCTTCCTGTACTTCTGTCTCGAGGATAGCATCAAGCCGGACGCAAGCATGGTGCACCGGCAGGTTCGGGAAATCTTTCGGTTAAGCCATTTGTGCGAGCTGCTCAGAACGTTCTTCAAGAAACGATCCTCGTACGATCGTGGCATCGTGTGGTTAACGATCTCGATCGGTGTGATCACGGTGCTGGGAGCTGGTGGAGGGACAGTGTTTTTCCTTTACACCCGACGCCGCTTTGGCTGGACGATACAGGAGTTTACCATCTGGCAGGCGGTGGAGCTACTGTCGATCGTGGCGGGCAATGTGATCGGTATATCGGTGCTTAAAACGCTGCTGAAGCTACCGGACATATGGTTGGCCCTTCTATCCGTGCTCAACTATTCGCTCGATGCCCTCATCAAGGGACTCGCCCGACAGGGCTGGGAACTGTATCTGGCCACTGGCATTACACCGCTGAAAGCAACCGAAGGTGCGGCACTGATGGCCATCTGTTCGACCATCATACCTTCTAGTGAAATAGCGAAATTCTACTCGATAGCGATGGCTATGACGAACACCGTTTCCCTAGCGTCGGCCCCATTATTTACGTACATCTACAATGCGACCGTTGCGACGGCCCCGCAggtatttaattttgtgtCTTCGGGAATATTTTCTCTCAACGTCGTGCTGGTCGG AGTCATTGCGGTGTTGCTGCGTAAACGAAGAAAAGCACAAGTTGATCCGTTGTTTACACCAGATAGCGAAATCTTAACGTGA
- the LOC128303722 gene encoding U3 small nucleolar RNA-interacting protein 2 → MSLFKAGRKKNEKLNRKRSKSGPKGSIIPSKTSRRDYDDEDIDSDEELEKEQQKHPEIDDEVATLETTQDKRIRLAKQYLRQVQEEEQDRDDYAGESELASGMARTLKESFLSATGKSHRTLGGKYTGYDLDNVVSFHWKKQRLSPTCCALSEDDAFLYVGCKSGWVVRWDIKSKQRTAYFQAKNSVIHSIAVSHDMKYLVVADGTEEIKVLDGISLVQLNTLKGHSKPVTGVVFRQNSYQLFSCSADRTVKVWSLDEMVYIETLYGHQSQISGIDALSLERIVTSGGMDQTIRIWKVAEESQLVFNSITEDFSAVKFVSNDLFVSGSVEGSFSLWSSGKKKPLHRVKLAHGQQDAGHPNWISAVGVLVNSDIVASGSCDGTVRIWKLTNKRHTIQPLLQVPVEGFVNAIEFTSDGRFLVVAVGQEHRLGRWWTLRNIKNRVLLIPLSIEL, encoded by the exons ATGTCGTTGTTTAAAGCTGGCcgcaagaaaaacgaaaagttAAACCGTAAG CGATCCAAGAGCGGTCCGAAAGGCTCCATCATACCGAGCAAAACATCCCGGCGAGACTACGATGATGAAGATATTGATAGTGACGAAGAGCTAGAGAAAGAACAACAGAAACATCCCGAAATTGACGATGAAGTGGCAACGCTCGAAACCACACAGGACAAGCGCATCCGTTTGGCCAAGCAGTATTTGCGACAGGTGCAGGAAGAGGAACAAGACCGGGATGATTACGCCGGCGAGAGTGAACTTGCCAGTGGCATGGCCCGTACACTCAAAGAGTCTTTCCTCAGTGCAACGGGCAAATCTCACCGTACACTCGGCGGCAAGTACACAGGATACGATCTCGACAATGTGGTTTCGTTTCACTGGAAAAAGCAACGTCTTTCGCCGACCTGTTGTGCACTGTCCGAAGACGATGCGTTCCTGTACGTTGGCTGCAAGAGCGGTTGGGTCGTCCGTTGGGATATAAAGTCGAAACAACGTACAGCATACTTTCAGGCAAAAAATAGTGTAATACACTCGATTGCTGTGTCACACGATATGAAGTATCTGGTGGTGGCGGACGGAACGGAAGAGATTAAGGTTCTTGATGGTATTAGCTTGGTACAGCTAAACACCCTCAAAGGACACTCGAAACCCGTCACGGGAGTAGTGTTCCGGCAAAACTCATATCAACTGTTCTCGTGCAGTGCTGACCGAACGGTGAAGGTGTGGAGTTTAGATGAGATGGTGTACATCGAAACGCTGTACGGACACCAAAGCCAGATATCGGGCATTGATGCGCTCTCGCTAGAACGTATCGTTACGTCGGGTGGAATGGATCAAACAATACGCATCTGGAAGGTGGCAGAAGAGTCGCAGCTTGTGTTCAACTCAATCACTGAAGACTTTTCCGCCGTAAAGTTTGTTAGTAACGATCTGTTTGTGTCCGGTTCGGTGGAGGGTTCGTTCTCGCTGTGGAGCAGCGGCAAAAAGAAACCACTACATCGCGTTAAGCTGGCCCATGGGCAGCAGGACGCTGGTCATCCGAATTGGATAAGCGCGGTGGGCGTATTGGTCAACTCGGACATTGTTGCGTCCGGTTCATGCGATGGCACCGTTCGCATTTGGAAGCTTACAAACAAACGACATACCATCCAGCCATTGCTCCAAGTTCCCGTAGAAGGATTCGTGAATGCGATCGAATTTACTAGCGACGGTCGGTTTTTGGTTGTGGCCGTTGGACAGGAACATAGATTAGGGCGTTGGTGGACGCTACGAAACATTAAGAATCGGGTCCTACTGATTCCGCTGTCAATAGAATTATAA
- the LOC128304113 gene encoding DNA replication factor Cdt1: MSQPTVASYFNTRKRAAYDALGGGLGRNKVLVLENSIAHNIGNLTNSSQNSDHEELRFVLANDNNFTLKNIDTAGKDNDGDASANPNPAEMGRRITRASRAIKRIGPVELDEKTKTLLSSAQPKLVSFIKKGNLSPQKRVHTASPSKHPVIPEKKQASPKKVDKDGTPSSTSAAVEFSPRNSLNNVAKAPTKATVTKTLQLGKGKDSMSLADIRSKLLQHPRLPELKTKLNSIQSGLDKIDRRRMERLEEKKPAVSPIVAAKNLQQFSTLDLEVMVSPKKTTISPSKLLRTPTKDASNSLSPSKNVTPKRISALMSPIKDPSVGTPISASPKKLPAYQRFHNLVEAGTPSLHLPFKYRSLLELFKCTDTVCSMFHNRKEQITFKKLKPAVQRMARKNFHESHLAQIQSLFPKAFTLSQEMTKNYGSATKYETYQLVIRPNIEEAAVDQTKKSPEDDFLRTIPKQSVNPQVLMERSQHFRHLLLEKTKDAHEAFLQTLDPPLNIERNKIVRWHVDFDLESCPDIEKAELPQPPNVEKFSSAKDVLSTARNLFSCGTPMERALARLEQKKKQDTAAKASSGETTHAIIDNKNLVAVKEENTSSSNTPTVPTANTKDPAEHLLKNVPKALLEKIRAKQAAKALDQMTRRPSQEKEALKYSRLPEIARHLRNVFVTERKNVLHLETPVVKIENSYRGKLTLQELEEHIRMIAQLVPFWLTLPEVRKVKYAKIAKDCDMSKVLGVLERKANEVVQ, translated from the exons ATGTCGCAGCCAACGGTAGCGTCTTACTTTAACACCCGCAAACGTGCGGCGTATGATGCACTTGGCGGTGGTTTGGGAAGAAATAAGGTACTGGTACTGGAAAACTCAATAGCGCATAACATTGGCAACTTGACGAACAGTTCGCAGAACTCGGATCACGAAGAGCTACGCTTCGTACTTGCTAACGATAATAACTTTACTTTGAAGAACATCGACACCGCCGGAAAAGACAATGACGGCGACGCCAGCGCAAACCCCAATCCGGCAGAGATGGGACGCCGTATTACGAGGGCATCAAGGGCCATCAAAAGGATTGGTCCGGTCGAGCTGGATGAGAAAACCAAAACCCTTCTATCGTCGGCCCAACCGAAGCTGGTGTCTTTCATAAAGAAGGGCAATTTGTCGCCCCAAAAACGCGTCCACACGGCCAGCCCCTCAAAGCATCCCGTGATACCGGAGAAGAAGCAAGCGTCACCGAAAAAGGTCGACAAGGATGGTACTCCCAGTAGCACTTCTGCTGCGGTCGAGTTTTCTCCCAGAAACAGCTTAAATAACGTGGCCAAAGCACCCACAAAGGCCACCGTCACAAAAACGCTCCAGCTGGGAAAGGGCAAGGATTCCATGTCACTTGCTGATATTCGTAGCAAGCTGCTTCAACATCCCCGCCTGCCGGAGCTAAAAACGAAGCTTAACAGCATTCAAAGCGGCTTGGATAAAATAGACCGTCGGCGAATGGAGCGTCTGGAAGAGAAAAAGCCTGCTGTCTCGCCGATTGTGGCGGCGAAAAATCTACAGCAATTTTCAACCCTTGATTTGGAGGTGATGGTGAG CCCAAAGAAAACTACTATCTCGCCTTCGAAGTTGCTGCGCACCCCGACGAAAGATGCATCCAACTCTTTGTCCCCATCGAAGAATGTGACACCCAAGCGTATATCGGCACTCATGAGCCCGATAAAGGATCCGTCGGTGGGTACACCCATTTCGGCTAGTCCGAAAAAGTTACCAGCATATCAGCGCTTCCACAACCTGGTTGAAGCGGGCACTCCCTCATTGCACTTGCCGTTCAAGTACCGATCACTGTTGGAGCTGTTCAAGTGCACCGACACGGTCTGCTCCATGTTTCACAATCGCAAGGAGCAGATCACTTTCAAAAAGCTCAAACCAGCCGTTCAGCGGATGGCACGGAAGAACTTTCACGAATCACACCTCGCTCAAATACAATCTCTCTTCCCGAAAGCATTTACCTTGAGTCAGGAAATGACAAAGAACTACGGATCGGCTACAAAATACGAAACGTATCAGCTAGTGATAAGACCCAATATAGAGGAAGCTGCGGTAGATCAAACGAAGAAGTCCCCGGAAGACGATTTCCTACGTACCATCCCGAAGCAGTCCGTGAATCCGCAGGTGTTGATGGAACGTTCGCAACATTTTCGCCATCTGCTGTTAGAGAAAACGAAGGACGCTCATGAAGCATTTTTGCAAACTTTGGATCCACCGTTGAACATTGAGCGCAACAAGATCGTCCGCTGGCATGTTGATTTTGATCTGGAAAGCTGTCCCGACATAGAGAAAGCGGAGCTACCGCAGCCACCAAATGTGGAGAAGTTTTCCTCCGCCAAGGACGTGCTTTCGACGGCAAGAAACCTTTTCAGCTGTGGTACCCCAATGGAGCGTGCGCTAGCCCGTTTGGAGCAGAAAAAGAAGCAAGATACAGCGGCAAAAGCATCATCTGGAGAAACGACGCATGCTATTATTGACAATAAAAACCTAGTTGCAGTCAAAGAAGagaacaccagcagcagcaacaccccTACTGTTCCTACAGCAAACACTAAAGATCCTGCGGAGCATCTTCTTAAAAACGTCCCTAAAGCATTGTTAGAAAAGATACGCGCAAAGCAAGCGGCCAAAGCGCTGGATCAGATGACTAGACGTCCGTCACAGGAAAAGGAAGCGTTGAAGTACAGCCGTTTGCCAGAAATAGCTCGGCACTTGCGGAACGTGTTTGTGACTGAACGGAAGAACGTGCTACATCTCGAAACGCCAGTAGTGAAAATCGAAAACAGTTACCGTGGTAAACTAACACTGCAGGAACTGGAAGAGCATATCCGAATGATAGCCCAGTTGGTTCCGTTTTGGTTAACGCTACCGGAGGTTCGAAAGGTGAAATACGCTAAAATTGCTAAAGACTGCGATATGTCCAAAGTTCTGGGAGTGCTGGAGCGAAAGGCTAATGAAGTGGTACAGTAG
- the LOC128300976 gene encoding SRSF protein kinase 3, with translation MNIKPDTNRHVLTIQAKKKRHKTAKKKAKQQATAAVAAAAAAQAAAQNSNSYRSGQNHQSPATAASIGGGAFVGGGSELHEDDDEHDDMILGTTSGGGAVVVGGSVGVGVAMNDSQHSVSAVAVDTVRRGSKSAVHTVAALDATTSSSNETIEQDRDADGYTSEEEEQECREDYCRGGYHPVKLGDLFLQRYHVIRKLGWGHFSTVWLSWDLEEKRYVALKIVKSAQHFSETAKDEIHILKTILDADPTDTKRNKVVQLLNDFRITGVNGTHICMVFEVLGHNLLKLIMKSNYRGIPLANVKSIIRQVLEGLDYLHTKCKIIHTDIKPENVLVCVNESYVRKLACEATEMHAMGCKLPISLISAAPPQFQEQPMSQNMSKAKKKKMKRKAKMQSELIRLQMEHIQQLEFGNTVGMSSSTLGLLENGTDGTESGKAATTVGGNVDDVGGSAGMKGGRNVTTLCNTSTTATSTTTTTAGTTLNSPLERKEATETRRLLVNGTAGGGSKESAGDAGTPSSGEEDRPTLTPCASTLSSPSSSEATSSNNNDDISSDRKSPARSGGPDTEKEIDGDREHDPKSPDKPSSSSVHSGTSASKLDISESVRKILSSVQESKDPAFEVCDIDVKIADLGNACWVDKHFTDDIQTRQYRSLEVIIGAGFDTSADIWSTACMAFELATGDYLFEPFSGKDYCRDDDHIAHIIELLGPIPKRIALSGKNSSHAFNSKGLLKNISGLKPWGLVDVLIEKYEWPEEDAFEFSDFLKPMLDYDPRTRATAADCLRHSWLNH, from the coding sequence atGAACATAAAACCCGATACGAACCGACACGTACTGACGATACAGGCGAAGAAGAAACGTCATAAGACGGCGAAAAAGAAGGCGAAACAGCAGGCGACGGCagcagtggcggcggcggcggcggcgcaAGCAGCGGCGCAGAACAGCAATAGTTACAGGAGCGGCCAGAATCACCAGTCGCCTGCAACGGCGGCATCCATTGGCGGTGGTGCTTTCGTGGGCGGCGGGTCAGAACTCCACGAGGACGACGACGAACATGACGATATGATCCTGGGCACGACGTCGGGTGGTGGCGCGGTGGTGGTCGGTGGtagtgttggtgttggtgttgcgaTGAACGACAGTCAGCATTCGGTGTCAGCTGTGGCGGTGGATACGGTACGCCGTGGTTCAAAGTCAGCAGTGCATacggtggcagcgctggacgcGACCACCAGCTCATCGAACGAGACGATCGAGCAGGATCGGGATGCCGATGGGTACACGAGCGAGGAGGAGGAACAAGAGTGCCGCGAAGATTACTGCCGGGGCGGTTATCATCCGGTGAAGCTGGGTGACCTATTTCTGCAGCGGTACCATGTGATCCGGAAGCTTGGCTGGGGTCACTTTTCGACCGTGTGGCTCAGTTGGGACCTCGAGGAAAAACGGTACGTGGCGCTCAAGATCGTCAAATCGGCACAGCACTTTAGCGAGACGGCCAAGGACGAAATACACATTCTCAAGACGATCCTGGACGCCGATCCGACCGATACAAAGCGTAACAAGGTGGTACAGCTGCTGAACGACTTCCGGATAACGGGCGTGAACGGTACGCACATATGCATGGTGTTCGAGGTGCTCGGGCATAATCTACTGAAGCTCATCATGAAGTCAAACTATCGCGGCATCCCGCTGGCGAACGTGAAGTCCATCATCCGGCAGGTGCTCGAGGGGTTGGACTATCTGCACACGAAATGCAAGATCATCCACACGGACATCAAGCCGGagaatgtgttggtgtgtgtaaACGAAAGTTACGTGCGTAAATTGGCCTGCGAGGCTACGGAGATGCACGCAATGGGTTGCAAGCTACCAATTTCGCTCATCTCTGCCGCGCCACCACAGTTCCAGGAGCAACCGATGAGCCAGAACATGagcaaagcgaagaaaaagaagatgaAGCGCAAGGCGAAAATGCAGTCGGAGCTAATTCGGCTGCAAATGGAGCACATTCAGCAGCTGGAGTTCGGCAATACGGTCGGAATGTCGTCCTCCACGTTGGGGCTGCTGGAAAACGGAACCGATGGGACCGAGTCGGGTAAGGCCGCAACGACCGTTGGTGGAAATGTGGACGATGTTGGTGGTAGCGCGGGAATGAAGGGTGGTCGCAACGTAACGACACTTTGCAATACCTCTACAACTGCCACTAGCACCACAACGACGACCGCCGGCACAACCCTCAACTCTCCGCTGGAAAGGAAAGAGGCGACCGAAACGAGACGGCTGTTAGTGAACGGAACAGCCGGTGGTGGTAGTAAGGAGAGTGCCGGTGACGCCGGTACACCATCGTCCGGGGAAGAAGATCGGCCAACCCTGACGCCGTGTGCGTCAACGCTTTCCAGTCCATCGAGTAGCGAGGCAACGTCTTCGAACAATAATGACGATATCTCCAGCGACCGGAAATCACCCGCCAGAAGCGGCGGCCCCGACACGGAGAAAGAAATAGACGGTGACAGGGAGCACGATCCGAAATCGCCGGACAAGCCTTCCTCCTCCTCGGTGCATTCGGGTACGTCAGCGTCCAAGCTCGACATCAGTGAATCGGTGCGCAAAATACTCTCGTCGGTGCAGGAAAGCAAAGATCCGGCGTTTGAAGTGTGTGACATTGATGTGAAGATTGCGGATCTCGGCAATGCGTGCTGGGTCGATAAGCATTTCACCGACGACATCCAGACGCGCCAGTACCGTTCGCTGGAAGTCATCATCGGTGCCGGGTTCGACACGTCGGCAGATATCTGGAGTACCGCCTGCATGGCGTTCGAGCTCGCAACCGGTGACTATCTGTTCGAACCGTTCTCCGGGAAAGATTACTGCCGGGACGATGACCACATCGCGCACATTATCGAGCTGTTAGGACCAATCCCCAAACGTATCGCCCTGTCGGGTAAGAACTCGAGCCATGCCTTCAACTCGAAGGGTTTGCTGAAAAACATCTCCGGCCTGAAGCCTTGGGGGCTGGTGGATGTGCTGATCGAGAAGTACGAGTGGCCGGAGGAAGATGCGTTCGAGTTTAGTGATTTCCTCAAACCGATGCTGGATTATGATCCGCGAACGCGTGCCACAGCCGCCGACTGTCTGCGTCATTCGTGGCTGAATCACTGA